In a single window of the Gossypium hirsutum isolate 1008001.06 chromosome D02, Gossypium_hirsutum_v2.1, whole genome shotgun sequence genome:
- the LOC107903692 gene encoding uncharacterized protein translates to MDRNAMTLSILLFLIVTDVSNASSSSSLKLRYLANESPSKNDTVSTSTTPPSSPLPILISASGKKKLNPKLDPNSSNKTDFVMPLLGDKKDPKPLGKPKKVSASPQKEKVSGNNPSLTSNPKSDKTMKENKAKKNNVGGGNNLNSANTVKRGYTNKDKEKKKTTKSNVIGNDSKSEIDDTCAGIASRCEDQNSLIACVKGFGTGSKEGVVLVHNKGEKTLNVNLMGPFGVSFPKRLRVPKHGIEKLNISLTISEPIALVLTAGNGDCFLPLNAQASETYFFSKLPSYDKLLTPINGAYFLIVAFIIFGGSLACCMFRKSRRHDSGIPYQELEMGLPESMATTNVETAEGWDQVWDDDWDEDMAVRSPLGRNVANISTNGLTVRSSNKDGWENDWDD, encoded by the exons ATGGATAGAAATGCAATGACATTATcgattttattgtttttaatcgTCACTGATGTTTCCAATGCTTCTTCGTCGTCGTCTTTGAAGCTTAGATACTTAGCTAATGAATCTCCATCAAAGAATGACACCGTTTCTACTTCTACAACGCCGCCT AGCTCTCCGTTGCCAATTCTTATATCGGCTTCAGGCAAGAAGAAATTGAATCCAAAACTTGATCCGAATTCATCCAATAAAACGGATTTTGTGATGCCACTTCTCGGTGACAAGAAAGATCCAAAACCATTGGGTAAACCCAAGAAGGTGAGTGCATCTCCTCAAAAGGAAAAAGTTAGTGGAAACAATCCAAGTTTAACTTCAAACCCGAAAAGTGATAAAACAATGAAGGAAAATAAGGCGAAGAAAAATAATGTAGGTGGTGGAAACAATCTAAATAGTGCAAACACTGTGAAAAGAGGTTATACAAACAAGgataaggaaaagaagaagaCGACAAAGTCAAATGTAATTGGAAATGATTCCAAGTCTGAGATTGATGATACATGTGCCGGCATAGCTAGTAGATGTGAAGATcaaaactctttgattgcatgcGTTAAGGGTTTTGGAACTG GGTCCAAAGAAGGGGTTGTTTTGGTCCATAATAAGGGAGAAAAAACTTTGAATGTCAATCTTATGGGCCCTTTTGGAGTATCTTTTCCCAAGAGACTTAGAGTACCAAAACATGGTATTGAAAAG CTGAATATCTCTTTGACTATTAGTGAACCCATTGCGCTAGTGTTAACTGCTGGAAATGGAGATTGTTTCCTTCCTCTAAATGCTCAGGCATCTGAAACATACTTTTTCTCAAAGCTCCCATCGTATGACAAGCTGTTGACTCCAATAAATGGTGCCTACTTCTTGATTGTAGCATTTATAATATTTGGAGGATCATTGGCTTGTTGCATGTTTAGGAAAAGTAGACGACATGATAGTGGTATTCCTTACCAAGAGCTAGAAATGGGATTGCCTGAATCTATGGCAACTACCAATGTAGAAACAGCTGAAGGTTGGGACCAGGTTTGGGATGATGATTGGGACGAAGACATGGCTGTGAGGTCACCATTGGGACGAAATGTAGCTAATATATCAACAAATGGCCTCACTGTTAGGTCTTCAAATAAAGATGGCTGGGAGAATGATTGGGATGATTag
- the LOC107960783 gene encoding pentatricopeptide repeat-containing protein At5g64320, mitochondrial, which yields MSSLFHNPSIFCNPTRTHGCKLHVLTMVSLPSKAHGTITSPGCSDERTARIRVVNFLDKIKAIPFKDTNGILSLMEKNASNWTLSAFNGLLMALLTADEADRAVELFSNASGLGLSPNGWTFSIIIRCLCKKNDLDEAQRVLHHMMEHGYNPNVITFTILIDSLCKRGKLGYAFRVLELMGGIGCKPNVQTYNCLLKGLCYIGKVEQAHEMLMNMEKESIKPDIYSFTAIMDGFCKVGRSDEAMELLNQALDMGLEPNVVIFNTLFTGYNKEGRPQHGFKVLKLMKDKNCSPDSISYSTLMRGLLKWGKTRAALKVYKEIMGIGFEVEGKMLSSLLRGLCMKSWEEKDLVQDAYQVFDKMRKKDSIIDHSSYGFMIRTLCMVRKMEEAVYHLKEMIGMGYIPRTITFNNVIQGLCIEGKIHEALVVLVTMYENGKIPSRTSYDMLVKEFNRQGLLLGACNVYSAALKQGVVPHRIPLRLNSHSY from the coding sequence ATGTCTTCTCTATTTCATAATCCTTCCATTTTCTGCAATCCCACGAGAACCCATGGTTGCAAGCTTCATGTTCTTACAATGGTTTCATTGCCTTCCAAAGCTCATGGAACCATAACATCACCAGGCTGCTCTGATGAAAGAACAGCCAGAATTCGGGTTGTGAATTTCCTGGACAAAATCAAAGCAATACCCTTTAAAGACACGAATGGAATTCTCAGCTTGATGGAGAAAAATGCGAGCAATTGGACCTTATCAGCTTTCAATGGTCTGTTAATGGCATTGCTTACAGCAGACGAGGCTGATCGAGCCGTGGAACTGTTCTCCAATGCATCAGGTTTGGGTTTATCACCGAATGGTTGGACATTTTCCATCATCATTAGATGCTTGTGTAAGAAAAACGACCTCGATGAAGCTCAACGAGTTTTACACCACATGATGGAACATGGGTACAATCCAAATGTGATAACATTTACAATTCTCATTGATTCATTGTGCAAAAGAGGCAAATTGGGgtatgcttttcgagttcttgaACTAATGGGTGGAATTGGGTGCAAACCAAATGTTCAAACATACAATTGCTTGTTAAAGGGATTATGTTATATTGGGAAAGTCGAACAAGCTCATGAAATGTTGATGAACATGGAGAAAGAATCAATAAAACCTGATATTTATTCATTTACAGCTATTATGGATGGTTTTTGTAAAGTGGGTAGATCAGATGAGGCAATGGAATTGCTTAACCAAGCTTTGGATATGGGGTTAGAACCAAATGTGGTCATTTTCAACACTCTTTTCACTGGTTATAACAAGGAAGGAAGGCCACAACATGGGTTTAAAGTGTTAAAGCTTATGAAGGACAAAAATTGCAGCCCTGATAGTATTAGTTACAGCACCTTAATGAGGGGGTTGCTGAAATGGGGAAAAACAAGAGCTGCATTAAAAGTGTATAAAGAAATTATGGGTATTGGCTTTGAAGTTGAAGGAAAGATGCTGAGCAGTTTGCTTAGAGGTTTATGCATGAAATCATGGGAAGAAAAAGACTTGGTTCAAGATGCATACCAAGTGTTCGATAAAATGCGGAAGAAGGATTCTATCATTGATCATAGTAGTTATGGGTTTATGATTCGAACACTTTGTATGGTGAGGAAAATGGAGGAGGCTGTTTACCATTTGAAGGAAATGATTGGAATGGGGTACATTCCTAGGACGATAACCTTTAACAATGTGATTCAAGGGCTTTGTATTGAAGGAAAGATCCATGAGGCATTGGTGGTGTTGGTTACTAtgtatgaaaatggtaaaatccCAAGTAGAACATCGTATGACATGTTGGTTAAAGAGTTTAATCGACAGGGGTTGTTGTTGGGTGCTTGTAATGTTTATAGTGCTGCTTTGAAGCAAGGTGTAGTCCCACATAGGATCCCACTAAGACTAAATAGCCATAGTTATTGA